Proteins from one Sarcophilus harrisii chromosome 2, mSarHar1.11, whole genome shotgun sequence genomic window:
- the LOC100925641 gene encoding interferon-induced protein with tetratricopeptide repeats 5, which yields MSATPKQSLKCLLLRLDCHFTWNLQKEDIEVSDAEERIDDQLEYLTMKSKVTLFNLLAYVKHLKGQNEEALESLKNAEERIQEDYSNEVEKRSLVTWGNYAWIYYHLDRLTEAQTYLDKVQASCKKLQSPFPYKVELPEIECEKGWSLLKFGGRYYEKAKACFEKALESEPEHPEFNTGLAIVMYRMDDFEKDGYRCKSFSLNPLKKALRLNPKGTFVKVLLALKLQDIRENSEGEKYIKEALDQVESEPYVLRYAAKFYRREDQPERAIELLKKALKLVPTSAFLHHQMGLCYRKQMIQIKKATRHKPRGKDKQQVDKLIQTAIFHFETAIKQKSLFVYCYLDLAAMYGEAGQLGKAENFFQKALTIDHVREEEKQQGYFKYGRFLEFHRRDGELAMHHYLEAIKVKPTFCTTIVEALKNLALKRLKQNCLDVKSLGALGFIHKLNGEKKQAIEYYERALKEDPKNSDYISALIELRLSI from the exons ATGAG TGCAACGCCTAAGCAGTCCTTAAAATGCCTCTTGCTGAGGTTGGATTGTCACTTTACTTGGAATTTACAGAAGGAGGATATTGAGGTATCTGATGCAGAAGAGAGAATTGATGACCAACTGGAATATCTGACTATGAAATCCAAAGTCACCCTTTTTAACTTACTGGCCTATGTGAAACATCTAAAAGGCCAAAATGAAGAAGCTTTAGAAAGCTTAAAAAATgcagaagaaagaattcaagaagaCTACTCCaatgaagtggaaaaaagaaGCCTTGTGACCTGGGGAAATTATGCCTGGATCTATTATCACCTGGACAGACTTACTGAAGCCCAGACTTACCTGGACAAGGTGCAGGCCAGTTGTAAGAAGCTGCAGAGTCCTTTCCCCTATAAAGTGGAACTTCCAGAAATTGAGTGTGAGAAAGGGTGGTCGCTACTCAAGTTTGGAGGGAGGTATTATGAGAAGGCTAAAGCCTGCTTTGAAAAGGCCCTGGAGTCAGAGCCTGAGCACCCCGAATTTAACACTGGATTGGCCATTGTCATGTACCGAATGGATGACTTTGAGAAAGATGGCTACCGTTGTAAAAGCTTTTCTTTGAACCCTCTGAAGAAAGCACTTAGGCTGAATCCTAAAGGTACATTTGTTAAGGTTCTCCTGGCACTAAAGCTTCAGGACATTCGGGAAAAttctgaaggagaaaaatatattaaagaagcCCTTGACCAAGTGGAATCTGAGCCCTATGTCTTACGCTATGCAGCAAAATTTTACCGGCGAGAAGACCAACCAGAGAGGGCTATTGAACTCTTAAAAAAGGCCTTAAAACTGGTACCCACCTCTGCTTTCCTGCATCATCAAATGGGACTCTGTTACAGGAAACAAATGATACAAATCAAGAAGGCCACAAGGCACAAGCCTAGGGGAAAGGACAAGCAGCAAGTCGACAAACTAATACAAACCGCCATATTTCATTTTGAAACAGCCATCAAACAGAAATCTCTATTTGTGTATTGTTACTTAGACCTGGCTGCCATGTATGGTGAAGCAGGTCAGCTTGGAAAGGCCGAGAACTTTTTTCAAAAAGCGCTGACCATAGACCATGTCCGAGAAGAAGAGAAGCAGCAGGGGTACTTCAAATATGGCCGCTTCCTGGAATTCCACAGGAGGGATGGAGAACTTGCTATGCACCACTATTTAGAAGCGATAAAAGTAAAGCCCACGTTTTGCACCACAATTGTTGAGGCTTTGAAGAATTTAGCTCTCAAACGGCTGAAGCAGAATTGCTTAGATGTAAAGAGCTTGGGAGCCCTCGGCTTCATTCATAAGCTCAACGGGGAGAAGAAACAAGCAATAGAGTATTATGAAAGAGCCCTGAAAGAGGATCCTAAAAACAGTGATTACATCAGTGCGCTGATAGAGCTGCGTCTATCCATTTAA
- the LOC100927387 gene encoding interferon-induced protein with tetratricopeptide repeats 5: protein MSQMPRNSLKIILRQLKCHFTWNLLKEDIDLLNLEDTIIDQIEFLDMKSKVTLYNLLAYVKHLKGQNEEALRCLKHAEERIQVEHADQVEVRSLVTWGNFAWVYYYMERFPKAQFYADKVQKGYRKLPNSSRYKIECPEVYCEEGWALLKCGRKYYERAKACFEKALKIEPDNPEFNSGFAIAAYRLDDKEYSCQRVSSLDPLRRAVELNPDNTFVMALLALKLQDLKQEAEGERYIREALEKMSSQPYVLRYAAKFYRRQNSPSKALQLLKIALQATPTSAFLHHQIGVCYKVLMILVKQSTKKRPREKEKEKRELIQSAIFHFRAAMEQNSMFVFAYTDLANMYAEAGQYEKAEDVFQKALHLQHVTDENKQQVHFHYGRFQETHRKSEDAAIHHYLEGVKIKVESSITSKLISALQRLATRRLYENAVDVKSWGALGFIHKLKGQKRQAIECYQRALKLDPENGDYISALFELRLSF, encoded by the exons ATGAG TCAAATGCCtagaaattccttaaaaattatccTGAGGCAGCTGAAATGCCATTTTACGTGGAACTTGTTGAAAGAAGACATCGATCTACTTAATCTGGAAGACACAATAATCGACCAGATCGAATTCCTGGATATGAAATCCAAAGTCACCCTTTATAATCTATTGGCCTATGTAAAACATTTGAAAGGTCAAAATGAGGAGGCCCTGAGATGCTTAAAACATGCTGAAGAGAGAATCCAGGTAGAACATGCTGACCAAGTGGAAGTAAGAAGCCTGGTCACGTGGGGAAATTTTGCCTGGGTATATTATTATATGGAAAGATTTCCCAAAGCTCAGTTTTATGCAGACAAGGTGCAAAAAGGCTATAGGAAGCTTCCCAATTCCTCCCGCTATAAGATAGAATGCCCTGAAGTTTACTGTGAGGAAGGGTGGGCTCTGCTAAAGTGTGGAAGGAAGTATTATGAGAGGGCCAAGGCATGTTTTGAGAAAGCCTTGAAGATAGAACCCGACAATCCTGAGTTTAATTCTGGCTTTGCCATCGCAGCCTATCGACTGGACGATAAGGAATATTCTTGTCAAAGAGTATCATCCTTGGACCCTCTCCGGAGGGCAGTTGAACTGAATCCAGACAACACATTTGTGATGGCCCTACTCGCCCTGAAGCTTCAAGACCTAAAACAGGAAGCTGAGGGCGAACGATACATTCGGGAGGCCTTGGAGAAGATGTCCTCACAGCCTTACGTCCTTCGCTACGCGGCGAAATTTTACCGCCGACAAAACTCCCCCAGTAAAGCTCTTCAGCTCTTAAAAATCGCCTTGCAGGCAACACCCACTTCTGCTTTCTTGCATCATCAGATCGGGGTTTGCTACAAAGTTCTGATGATCCTCGTCAAACAGTCAACCAAAAAACGAcccagggagaaagaaaaagagaaacgaGAGCTGATTCAATCGGCCATATTTCATTTTCGAGCAGCCATGGAGCAGAATTCCATGTTTGTGTTTGCTTACACAGACCTGGCCAACATGTACGCAGAGGCCGGTCAGTATGAAAAGGCAGAAGATGTATTTCAGAAAGCCCTTCACCTGCAGCACGTGACGGACGAAAACAAGCAACAGGTCCATTTTCACTATGGTCGCTTTCAGGAGACTCACAGGAAATCTGAGGATGCCGCCATCCATCACTATTTAGAAGGCGTAAAAATAAAAGTGGAGTCTTCTATTACATCCAAACTGATTAGTGCTCTGCAGAGATTGGCCACGCGGCGACTTTATGAGAATGCAGTTGATGTAAAGAGCTGGGGGGCCCTGGGTTTCATTCATAAGCTAAAGGGACAAAAGAGGCAAGCCATCGAGTGCTATCAGAGAGCCCTGAAGCTGGACCCGGAGAACGGGGACTATATCAGTGCTCTGTTTGAGCTGAGGCTCTCCTTCTGA